The Candidatus Hydrogenedentota bacterium genome window below encodes:
- a CDS encoding prepilin-type N-terminal cleavage/methylation domain-containing protein: MRKRKGFTLIELLVVIAIIGILAAILLPALARAREAARRASCANNLKQMGLVYKMYANESKGERWPMAQVGLFSNDFSGESGVALDFCALMPSLYPEYLTDPWVLRCPSDPGTDFEDRLYVDSGGHTGMGPDAVFCFGMYDTHGGSCMRVADESYTYYGWLFDAWDEPIVSVLPLAMVVNPLLDPDEQIDASGTGPAQFIYWATALIVGVAPYYAANDPVGMAHVVDGDLDLSSVGGSAYGNSGGSTIYRLREGIERFLITDINNPASSARAQSEVFVMWDLLSTDLEYYNHVPGGSNVLFMDGHVEFMRYPGEQPVTEAAARVAGALTAAGN; the protein is encoded by the coding sequence ATGAGAAAAAGGAAGGGGTTCACGCTTATCGAGCTGCTGGTCGTCATTGCGATCATTGGCATTCTTGCGGCCATTCTGCTCCCTGCACTGGCTCGCGCACGCGAAGCGGCCCGCCGCGCAAGTTGCGCCAACAACCTCAAACAGATGGGTCTTGTTTATAAGATGTACGCGAACGAGTCGAAAGGTGAAAGGTGGCCGATGGCGCAAGTGGGGCTTTTCTCCAACGATTTCTCGGGAGAAAGCGGGGTGGCGCTTGATTTCTGCGCGCTGATGCCGTCTCTCTACCCCGAGTACTTGACCGACCCGTGGGTGCTGCGGTGCCCCTCGGACCCCGGTACCGACTTCGAGGACCGGCTTTACGTGGATTCGGGCGGTCACACGGGCATGGGGCCCGATGCGGTCTTCTGCTTTGGCATGTATGACACGCACGGCGGTTCGTGCATGCGCGTGGCCGACGAGAGCTATACCTACTATGGGTGGCTATTCGATGCATGGGATGAGCCCATCGTGAGCGTTCTTCCGCTTGCGATGGTGGTGAATCCGCTGCTGGATCCCGACGAACAGATCGATGCGAGCGGCACGGGACCAGCCCAGTTCATATATTGGGCGACGGCGTTGATTGTCGGTGTAGCCCCGTACTACGCGGCAAATGATCCCGTTGGCATGGCCCACGTTGTGGACGGCGACCTGGATTTGTCTTCCGTCGGCGGGTCCGCTTACGGGAACAGCGGCGGCAGCACGATCTATCGTCTGCGCGAAGGCATTGAGCGTTTCCTGATCACCGACATCAACAATCCGGCTTCTTCGGCGAGGGCCCAGAGCGAGGTATTCGTCATGTGGGACCTCCTCTCGACGGACCTGGAGTATTACAACCATGTGCCTGGCGGCAGCAACGTGCTGTTCATGGACGGCCATGTCGAGTTCATGCGCTATCCGGGTGAGCAGCCGGTGACCGAGGCGGCGGCACGCGTCGCGGGCGCTCTGACTGCGGCAGGCAACTGA
- a CDS encoding helix-turn-helix domain-containing protein — translation MTPLLFLRQPEARHILERAAKAAGTPVAVHHIERGDEGPCITGAGQRMACRYVHGLPKGPKTCRDCRIEASRAALRDGMATPFLCHMGFACVAAPVFPDTALGFVVSFGPYCPAEAPESLARDARRGFLALDGQEPEEMDSLLSDIRAVYSDAAPALAEWAVENLNSLWELWRNESESESPDSREDTAPARRKVRNAPESDPFHAGAIVAALAGGDQREARAAILTVLAESPAGQRNLLAARRARAIAMTGAVIEAAERARLNITGCWERMPGFVASVGNARTNAELANAVTGVLRVIRRRAKRPANNEPLTALNKALLPHLGAPVTLNKIAAELGEPPSTITRRLQRMLGVSFCEYVGRQRVNRAKQLLRTTRLGIGEIARRVGIKDSSNFSKVFRKFEKCSPQQYRARFGRKS, via the coding sequence GTGACCCCGCTGCTCTTTCTGCGGCAGCCTGAAGCGCGGCACATTCTCGAGCGCGCCGCGAAAGCCGCGGGCACGCCCGTGGCCGTGCACCATATCGAGCGCGGCGATGAAGGTCCGTGCATAACGGGCGCCGGCCAGCGAATGGCGTGCCGTTACGTGCACGGTTTGCCCAAAGGCCCCAAGACCTGCAGGGATTGCCGAATCGAAGCTTCTCGCGCAGCGCTCCGGGACGGTATGGCCACTCCGTTCCTGTGCCATATGGGGTTTGCGTGCGTCGCTGCGCCGGTATTTCCGGACACGGCCCTCGGGTTCGTCGTTTCGTTCGGTCCCTACTGCCCTGCCGAAGCCCCGGAGAGTCTGGCGCGTGATGCGCGAAGAGGGTTCCTCGCTCTGGACGGCCAGGAACCCGAGGAAATGGACTCGCTCCTGAGCGATATTCGCGCGGTGTACAGCGACGCGGCCCCGGCGCTCGCCGAGTGGGCTGTCGAGAACCTCAATTCGTTGTGGGAACTCTGGCGGAACGAGTCCGAGTCGGAATCGCCCGATTCGCGTGAAGACACGGCACCCGCGAGAAGGAAGGTGCGGAACGCTCCGGAATCCGACCCGTTTCACGCCGGCGCAATTGTCGCGGCACTGGCCGGCGGCGATCAGCGCGAAGCGCGGGCCGCGATCTTGACGGTTCTCGCGGAAAGTCCCGCGGGCCAACGAAACCTGTTGGCGGCGCGGCGGGCGCGTGCCATCGCGATGACAGGCGCCGTGATCGAAGCCGCCGAGCGCGCCAGACTGAACATCACAGGGTGCTGGGAACGGATGCCGGGATTCGTCGCGTCGGTGGGCAATGCCCGCACCAACGCGGAGCTTGCCAATGCCGTGACCGGAGTGTTGCGGGTGATTCGCCGCCGCGCGAAACGCCCGGCGAACAACGAGCCTCTGACCGCGTTGAACAAAGCCCTGCTTCCACACCTGGGCGCCCCCGTAACGCTAAACAAGATCGCGGCCGAACTGGGAGAGCCGCCGAGCACCATCACGCGGCGGCTGCAGCGCATGCTCGGCGTCTCGTTCTGCGAATACGTGGGAAGACAACGCGTAAACCGCGCAAAACAGCTGTTGCGTACTACCCGCCTCGGAATAGGCGAGATCGCCCGGCGTGTTGGCATTAAGGACTCCAGCAATTTCTCGAAAGTGTTCCGAAAGTTCGAAAAGTGTTCCCCGCAACAGTACCGGGCGCGTTTCGGGAGAAAGTCATGA
- a CDS encoding MBL fold metallo-hydrolase has translation MIRFSILGSGSSGNAILVVTRGAKILIDCGFSLRQLQERAALVGERLDGLDAVFVTHEHGDHVKGLGVLARKLRIPVFMTRATCEGLPTSVADVPNVECFTAGDSIGLDGLTVSSFSVSHDAGDPVGFSISCDGAKLGIAADLGHAPQLVRVRLQGSHALVLESNYCPELLRKGPYPLPLQQRIRGKMGHLSNEDMSTLLAALVHDQLRLVVFNHISAENNNPALVLEMARRAMRNSRAELVVAQQHQPTPVFEVAP, from the coding sequence GTGATCCGGTTTTCAATCTTGGGCAGCGGCAGCAGCGGCAATGCCATTCTGGTCGTCACGCGCGGCGCTAAGATCCTGATTGACTGCGGCTTCAGCCTCAGACAACTCCAAGAGCGCGCCGCCCTCGTGGGGGAACGCCTGGATGGCCTCGACGCGGTCTTTGTGACTCATGAACACGGCGATCATGTCAAGGGTCTGGGAGTACTGGCGAGGAAGCTCCGTATACCGGTTTTCATGACCCGCGCTACATGCGAGGGCCTGCCCACAAGCGTGGCGGATGTCCCCAACGTCGAGTGTTTCACGGCGGGCGACTCGATTGGGCTCGACGGTCTTACGGTCAGTAGTTTCAGCGTCTCTCACGACGCAGGGGATCCCGTCGGATTCTCGATAAGCTGCGATGGCGCCAAGCTGGGCATCGCAGCCGACTTGGGCCACGCTCCGCAGCTGGTGCGTGTGCGATTGCAGGGTTCGCACGCGCTTGTTCTTGAGTCGAATTACTGTCCCGAACTGTTGCGCAAAGGGCCCTATCCGCTCCCGCTTCAACAGCGCATTCGCGGGAAGATGGGTCATCTTTCCAACGAGGATATGTCCACCCTTCTGGCGGCCCTCGTGCATGACCAGCTCCGTCTCGTGGTTTTTAACCATATCAGCGCCGAGAATAACAATCCTGCGCTGGTGTTGGAGATGGCGCGCCGGGCGATGCGGAACAGCAGGGCGGAACTGGTAGTGGCGCAACAGCATCAACCGACTCCCGTCTTCGAGGTGGCGCCGTGA
- a CDS encoding DUF1559 domain-containing protein, protein MRKGFTLIELLVVIAIIGILAAILLPALARAREAARRASCANNLKQMGIVFKMYANESKGEKWPPVMARGVELVDCDTAGFPGTGDYGLLAAGPSVPAIYPEYLTDPNVILCPSDAGESADDLINAITGESEFGIPCDDPYRGWQAVDSSYVYFGWVLDQTDSDDPQIDAGLVDPAYAGMGTPAQVVSALSLARTQIDALGSDDVAIFAIADGDYSFGGTPYQGLGYGNAGTDTVYRLREGIERFMITDINNPAGSARAQSAIFVMGDQISVETDMMNHVPGGANFLYMDGHVEFLRYSQTGPGPCNSGVAIAIGAIG, encoded by the coding sequence ATGAGAAAAGGTTTCACGCTTATCGAACTGCTGGTCGTCATTGCAATCATTGGCATTCTTGCGGCTATCCTGCTCCCGGCGCTGGCGCGCGCCCGCGAAGCGGCCCGCCGCGCAAGCTGCGCCAACAATCTCAAGCAGATGGGCATCGTGTTCAAGATGTACGCGAACGAGAGCAAGGGGGAGAAATGGCCGCCCGTGATGGCCCGCGGAGTAGAGCTGGTGGACTGCGACACAGCCGGTTTCCCTGGAACCGGGGATTATGGCCTGTTGGCCGCCGGTCCGAGCGTGCCTGCAATCTATCCGGAATACCTCACGGATCCAAATGTCATCCTATGCCCTTCAGATGCGGGAGAAAGCGCCGATGACTTGATCAACGCAATCACGGGCGAGTCCGAATTCGGGATTCCCTGCGATGACCCGTATCGCGGCTGGCAGGCTGTGGACTCGAGCTATGTCTACTTCGGCTGGGTTCTCGACCAGACCGATTCGGACGATCCGCAAATTGACGCCGGCCTCGTTGATCCGGCCTATGCCGGCATGGGCACCCCGGCACAGGTCGTGAGCGCCCTTTCTCTGGCACGAACGCAAATCGACGCCTTAGGGAGTGACGATGTAGCGATCTTCGCCATTGCCGACGGAGACTACTCGTTTGGCGGAACACCGTACCAGGGCCTCGGCTATGGCAATGCCGGCACCGATACCGTGTATCGCCTGCGCGAGGGCATCGAGCGGTTCATGATCACCGACATCAACAATCCAGCAGGAAGCGCGCGGGCTCAGAGCGCGATCTTCGTGATGGGCGACCAGATTTCCGTCGAGACCGACATGATGAACCATGTGCCCGGAGGCGCTAACTTCCTGTACATGGATGGACACGTCGAGTTCCTGCGCTACTCTCAAACAGGACCCGGCCCCTGCAACAGCGGCGTCGCGATTGCCATCGGGGCCATCGGCTGA
- a CDS encoding LacI family DNA-binding transcriptional regulator, with amino-acid sequence MSKTESNIKARHTIHDIAQAAGVSQKTVSFVLNGKEGVAENTRRRVLKAVSDMDYRPHMGARALRGRVTRSIGVIFPATARVAPLSRSFLVWLYDELLEVFGTRGYYVTFDMAAYADGNNGDYARGVWEQAFGPCFLAGPLALEDKVVRRLHERAVPYLAVTRLDAFPECSAASVDYEQAAYLSTKYLIDKGHRRIGILKAFQGYQSGLERSRGYERALREAGLPLAEPLIRWVTFEGQSVVNNIHAVLSDRGVTALIDSSGTEDPAVLREGARRAGRSLGGDVETVVWTYRYDTVVLPEASAHVCLPLRQVSADGLAQLAAWIENKRQGPIQLVYQPTLVETPRERPITDTLRVFNETD; translated from the coding sequence GTGAGCAAGACCGAGTCCAACATCAAGGCTCGTCACACCATACATGATATTGCCCAAGCGGCGGGCGTCTCCCAGAAGACCGTCAGTTTCGTGCTCAACGGCAAGGAAGGCGTCGCGGAAAATACCCGCCGCCGCGTGCTCAAAGCCGTCAGCGACATGGACTACCGCCCCCACATGGGCGCCCGGGCATTGCGCGGCCGCGTTACCCGCTCCATCGGGGTCATCTTCCCCGCCACGGCCCGGGTTGCCCCGCTAAGCCGCAGCTTTTTGGTCTGGCTGTATGACGAACTCCTGGAGGTCTTCGGGACCCGCGGCTACTATGTCACTTTCGATATGGCCGCCTACGCCGACGGCAACAATGGCGACTATGCCCGCGGCGTGTGGGAACAGGCGTTCGGACCCTGCTTCCTCGCGGGACCCCTGGCCCTGGAGGACAAGGTAGTCCGCCGCCTCCATGAGAGGGCAGTCCCCTATCTCGCCGTGACGCGTCTGGACGCGTTTCCCGAGTGCAGCGCCGCATCGGTCGATTACGAGCAAGCTGCCTACCTCAGCACGAAATACCTTATAGACAAGGGCCACAGGCGCATCGGAATACTCAAGGCATTCCAGGGCTACCAGTCGGGCCTCGAACGGAGCCGCGGATACGAGCGGGCGCTGCGCGAAGCCGGCCTGCCTCTTGCCGAGCCCCTCATCCGCTGGGTCACCTTCGAAGGGCAAAGCGTGGTCAACAATATCCATGCCGTCCTCAGCGACCGCGGCGTCACCGCCCTTATCGACAGCAGCGGCACCGAAGACCCGGCCGTCTTGCGCGAGGGTGCGCGCCGGGCCGGACGCAGCCTCGGCGGCGACGTCGAAACCGTGGTGTGGACCTACCGGTACGATACCGTGGTCCTCCCCGAGGCTTCCGCTCATGTGTGCCTGCCGCTTCGCCAGGTATCGGCCGACGGACTCGCCCAGCTCGCGGCCTGGATCGAAAACAAACGCCAGGGGCCCATCCAGCTCGTGTACCAGCCGACCCTTGTCGAGACACCCCGCGAAAGACCCATCACCGATACCCTGCGCGTGTTCAACGAGACCGACTGA